The following are encoded in a window of Castanea sativa cultivar Marrone di Chiusa Pesio chromosome 9, ASM4071231v1 genomic DNA:
- the LOC142608922 gene encoding uncharacterized protein LOC142608922, whose translation MDAMSRALRQAARSPFSRDIESAPMPSRFTRPPFNSYTRRTDPVEHVSPYIQMMSLHACNDALMCKVFPSSLGPTALRWFNRLKKSLVHSFSELIQEFKVWFMTCSQVPQPVDALLSMKMGAGETLRKYANRYWELYNEIGGGNEKIAASTFRMGLLKESGLRESLTLRPPEDMRQLMRRIKEYKCLEDDRLQTKGMAPIINYPRNTGFNPRHRKDLRIQEPGPAIGGVNAVFKETVHKIIERIKNELYFKRPNKMAGDPSRRNQNLYYTYHRDKWHTTEQCRVLRDHLEQLVKAGHLKEFLTKTGN comes from the coding sequence ATGGATGCCATGAGTAGGGCATTACGCCAAGCTGCTCGGTCTCCATTCTCAAGAGACATTGAGAGCGCACCAATGCCGAGCAGGTTCACGCGGCCTCCGTTCAACTCATACACTAGAAggacagacccggtggaacatgtgagtcCCTATATTCAAATGATGTCTTTACATGCCTGTAACGATgccttgatgtgcaaggtttTCCCTTCGAGCCTCGGCCCAACTgctttgaggtggttcaacaGATTGAAGAAAAGTTTGGTCCATAGTTTCTCGGAACTGATCCAGGAGTTTAAAGTGTGGTTCATGACTTGTAGCCAGGTTCCGCAGCCCGTAGATGCGTTACTGTCGATGAAAATGGGGGCTGGGGAAACCCTTCGCAAGTACGCCAATCGGTACTGGGAATTGTACAACGAGATCGGTGGGGGCAATGAAAAGATTGCGGCAAGCACCTTTCGGATGGGGTTACTCAAAGAGTCTGGGCTGAGAGAATCATTGACCCTGAGGCCTCCCGAGGATATGAGGCAGTTGATGAGGCGTATCAAGGAGTACAAGTGCTTGGAAGACGATCGGCTACAGACCAAGGGGATGGCCCCGATCATTAATTATCCTCGAAACACTGGTTTCAACCCCAGACACAGGAAGGATTTGAGAATTCAAGAGCCCGGCCCGGCGATCGGGGGAGTCAATGCGGTGTTTAAGGAGACCGTGCACAAGATCATTGAAAGGATTAAAAATGAGCTGTATTTTAAACGGCCGAACAAGATGGCGGGTGACCCATCAAGGAGAAACCAGAACTTGTATTACACCTACCACAGAGATAAATGGCACACCACCGAGCAGTGCAGAGTATTGAGGGATCACTTGGAGCAGTTGGTGAAGGCAGGACATTTGAAAGAATTTCTTACGAAGACCGGGAATTAG
- the LOC142608921 gene encoding uncharacterized protein LOC142608921, whose protein sequence is MIYHPAGNLNPVSNPWPFARWGLDIVGPFPRALGNRRFVLVAVDYFTKWAEAEALANIRDVDVKSIRNWYSTPAYPQSNGQAEATNKAIVSRLKKRLEGAKGRWAKELPSVLWAYRTTPRRSTRETPFSLTYGAEVVIPAEVNLCSARVAGFAPNENEKLMAKQLNLLEERREAAIIRLAEYQQKLAQRYNKSVRKREFAAGDLVLRKVVGNT, encoded by the exons ATGATCTACCATCCCGCCGGGAACTTAAACCCAGTAAGCAACCCGTGGCCATTCGCCCGCTGGGGGCTAGACATAGTCGGGCCATTTCCTCGAGCACTAGGCAACCGGAGGTTTGTGCTAGTGGCCGTAGACTACTTTACGAAATGGGCAGAAGCGGAGGCGCTTGCAAACATCCGAGATGTTGATGTCAAAAG TATCCGGAACTGGTATTCCACGCCAGCATATCCACAGAGCAACGGCCAGGCGGAAGCAACCAATAAGGCCATTGTGAGCAGATTGAAGAAAAGGCTGGAGGGCGCCAAGGGAAGATGGGCCAAGGAGTTGCCGAGCGTCCTATGGGCATACCGAACAACTCCTAGAAGATCCACGAGAGAAACACCATTTTCTCTGACTTACGGGGCAGAGGTTGTCATCCCCGCCGAAGTGAACTTGTGCAGCGCCCGAGTCGCGGGATTCGCTCCGAACGAGAACGAAAAGCTAATGGCAAAGCAACTGAACTTGCTAGAGGAACGCCGAGAAGCGGCCATCATTCGACTAGCAGAGTATCAGCAAAAGCTCGCCCAGAGATACAACAAAAGTGTGAGGAAACGGGAGTTTGCCGCTGGGGATCTGGTACTTCGCAAGGTCGTAGGGAACACATGA